AAACGTGAGTTACTGATGACTTTGAGAAATCAATTGTGTCAACAGCTAGAGTGAGGTCAATTTGTTTCAGTAGTTGTTTAGGTCCTGAATTTTCAATGCTGACAACATTCTGTGCCTCCAACAGAAGTACAAAAAACTACTCCTAGTTATCATTAGAGGGAATGGTGCTGTAGCCTCGAGCTCTTTTTCTGATAGCAATTCTTTAACTAGTCAGGATCAACTACATATCCCAGGCATAAAGAGATGCTGGGGATTTGGAAGGGGCAATTGACAATCTTTTACATCCCTATACTATAATTTCTTTGGGCTTCTTTGTATAAGCATCTAAAAACATAGAAGGCAATATGGTTAGGACAATTTAAGGGTCACTGAACTGCTGTTTGGTGgaggttttttttattttttttcccattttataGTTGGTAATATTTTGTTTAACCTTCTTTTCCTTCTGTGATGCACATTGCTCAAAGTGAACTATGCCTGCCTTTGCTCCTTTTTCTTCTGTAGAAAGAATTCTCTCTCCATGGTTGGAAATGTCCATTTTGGCTGTCTGAATGTAATAAATCTTCTTTTCTGTCAGGAGACCAGACTATTGCCTTGGACCCCATTTGAGGCAAATGCTTTCCTATGGTTGTACACGACTGGAAATTGGGGTCCAGAGCACTTATGAGGATGTTGCACGTGACACTAATAGAGGTCACACCGTTGCCGCTGTGGCTGATTGTTTTTGCTTGGCAAAGGATGCTGGTTTTAAGGTGCATGGTCATGAATCTCATCACTTTATTATGTAATACTTACATGGGCTTGGCTAATGAAAAGACAAGCAAGTTGATACTTAATGTTACGAGAAGATAGCATTTGATAATCCTAGAGGACTTTGGTTTGAAGAGTTGTCTTCAATGAATCAATTGTATCTTTGGAACTGTTCAGCATTTCACCACATTGGGCATGGACTACTTTAGTATTTCTTTTCACCCAGCCTTTGTGCTTCTTCTGTAGGTTGTTGCTCACATGATGCCGGATCTTCCTAATGTGGGGGTTGAGAGGGACTTGGAAAGTTTCCGGGAGTTCTTCGAAAGCCCCCTATTTAGAGCTGATGGACTTAAAATATATCCTACCCTTGTGATTCGGGGAACCGGGTTGTATGAACTTTGGAAGACTGGCAGgtgtgatctctctctctctctctctctctctcctggaaTTATGATATTGCTGGATCTGGTTTACCACGATTGAAATGGTTTACATGTTGTCCTGCAAAATACATATTGTTGATGAGATAgtgatttttagaattttatgtgTTTTCTATAGTCAAGTACTAATTATAATTGGCATGCATTTCAGGTATAGAAATTACCCACCCGAGCAACTTGTGGATATTGTCGCAAGAATCTTGGCAATGGTGCCACCTTGGACGCGTGTCTATAGAGTTCAGCGTGATATTCCAATGCCTTTAGTCACTTCTGGTGTTGAGAAAGGAAACCTTCGCGAATTAGCTCTGGCCAGAATGGATGATTTAGGCTTGAAGTGCCGAGATGTACGAACTCGTGAAGCTGGAATTCAGGTAACTGGAGAAGTCCATGCTTGCAGGGAATCTTTTATTTATGGGCTGGAGTCACAACAATTGGAATTTATTAAGTTTTTTCTGTGATTGGTAAAGGACATACACCATAACATCAAGCCAGAAGAAGTGGAGCTTGTTCGACGTGATTATTCAGCAAATGAAGGTTGGGAGACATTTTTATCGTATGAAGATACAcaccaggtctctctctctctctctctctctctctctctctctctcaagcgtGTGTGCacacaaagaaaatagaaaaaagaatcagaGACAAATGCATATTCATAATATGTGTGTGCATGCAAACAAATGTTGATCTCTGGCAGCAGTTGGTAGCTGCTTTGCCATGAAGCAAATTATATTTGTACACGTGTAGAAAATTGATAATGCTTAGAAAAAGAGATGCTTCAGCTTCTGTTGTGCACATGATACTGATTTAAAACCACGAGATTTAGGGTATTCTGCACAGGGTAATCTGCACAGACTTTGAGATGGCAGAATACTCTCTTATCTGCTAGCAATGAATTCTAAATTGCATTTGTTATATCTTTTGATGTACAATGTGTCCTATGGCATACTTAAACCCTTAAATACCTTCTTTCAATATAACTCAGGATATACTTGTTGGTTTGTTGCGCTTGCGGAAGTGTGGACGGAACACTACTTGCCCTGAGTTAATTGGGAAGTGCTCTATCGTTCGTGAGCTTCATGTGTATGGAACTGCTGTTCCAGTTCATGGACGTGACGCTGAGAAATTGCAACACCAGGTAACCCATGTCTACTAAAGGATGAAAAAGAAGGACAGTATTAGCATTAAAACTCGGATGCCACTTTATGTGCCTTGGGACAGATGACAATATTGCGTGACAACACCCATTAACTTCCCCCATGGTGCAATTGTTACAGGGTTATGGTACACTTCTGATGGAGGAAGCTGAACGAATCGCTCGTAGGGAGCATAGATCGACAAAAATAGCAGTCATATCCGGTGTGGGAACTCGCCATTACTACAGGAAATTGGGCTATGAGCTCGAAGGGCCTTACATGGTGAAGTACCTCGAGTGACAAATTTTGTAGAATGGGTATTGAGTTTGCATTATGATAGCATCTGTTTAATTATCAATTTTGTATACCACTGTGAGGAAATGATCTATGAATATGttaaattgcaaaagaaaccATCTATATTCCTTTCTTCACTGAGATCCGTGCCCCATCTTTTTACAGGGCCTGCGTTGAATTTGTTCTGCTTTTACAATCAGACTGATGCACTCTCTTGTACATCACAGTCTAGCAAAATCCTTCCTCAGAATCTCTTCTGCACTCATCAGCTGACCTATTAAATCATGTGAAAACTTTGTCGATGGCAACGATGGCTCTGTATTTTGCTGAGCAAGAAAAACGCTGCAAGCAATCCAAGAATCACACAAAAAATCGATAGGAAAGAATATAAAGTTGCATGTCTTAACCTCAAGGGCTAGATGAGAATTGGTTTAAACTAAGCGAAAGCAAAAGCGATATTGCACTCAACTATAGCATTTTGACAGACTGTTTCGGTCCTTTATAGTCCATCTTCCTGCAATTGATTCGAAGGCATGCCGATTAACTTGTACAGCCAGCTGGACCTGAATCAATCCTATAATCTAACTTGGAATTAATATCTGCTTCCCAATTGGCGGATCTTGGACTATTTCTTGCAAGCGGCAGTTCGCCTCCATGTCTTTTTGCAGTCGTAGAAGGCTAATTGGAAGAGCCGCCAGGTAGATCCATCCCACATGAAACTTGGTAGATGAAGTCGCTCGTGATATGTTCGTACTGCAGTCAGAACCTATCGGCACTCGTTTAGAGAACGTCTTCCGAGAAAAACGAAATCTCTAGAGCATTTTGTATGGTTCAAGTTCTCACAACTCGAGGATCTGGGATTGTTATATTAGGTAAGTTGCAGAAATGATCCCTGGTTGATGCATTACCTCGTTCAGTGATATGTTCCGCATTTGACTCGATTGGCACTCCATTACAGAGGAAACAATGAATAAGAGAAGGTCGTGAACAGAACAATAACGATGAGATTGAGAATGTCTCTAGAATGATGTCTTTGAAGTGGAAAAATGTGGTCAACTTGGTCTGAGCATTCGCATTCTACGTCAAACCGAACATTGTGAAGAGCTATCATGGAATGACTCGGAAAGGGACTTTTCAATTCTGATCATATACAAATCCAAGGTTGGCTCACTAAACGAAACAAAAGGGACACATCTCCAATCAATAAGTTTCTTCACCTACAATGAGGCATTTCCTTGTTCGTTTAGTCAACTTCCGCCCGCAAAGTCAATGCAATCTCAAAAGGGCAGACACATTTCAAGTTAGACAAATCGGATATCAGCAATATCATATCTCAAAAGGGCAGACACAATTCAAGTTAGACAAATCAGATATTGGCGATATCATATCGCTTGTCTAACAGCAGTTTGAATCATATATGGCAGTTCATGGTGAGCAACAACGATGTAAGTCCATAAAACTTACCATCTCACTTTTCCAACGTACTAGATAGCAGCAAGGTAACAAGAGACATTCTACTTCTGCAGAATCATAAAACAAAGACTCGCTTCATAAATTACACATCGTTTTCTTCGGTTATCATATTTGCTGATCGCATAAAGCGGTACATGTAGCACATGGCCTGCTAGTCCACACTTGAAAATATATGACACGAAAGTACATGATATTCCacccaaaagaaattatacGCATGAGTGGAGGACTAACGCTCTAGAAATTGTGCCTTTCCAATTTAACGTACAAGAACACCAGCACTCTGATATCTTCTTCGAGATCTCCAAAACTTGCCACTATATCATATTAACttcattcaattaaaaaaaaaagaaaagaaaagaaaaacatatagCTTCATCCTACAGTCCAGCGGGCAGATCTGGGCCATTGAGGACCTCAGTTTAGCTGCCCCCTTTCCACGTTCCCCTTTTTCTTCAGTGAAAAACATTTGTCCCTCAAACTCCGAATCATGGGGTTTGTGCATGCAGCCATTAACCTTGTGAATATTTGAATCCACCATAATCTGGGCATGTCATGAAAGTGGAGTTGCTATTTTATGAGCAGACTTGTACTCTTCTTCTTAGTCCCTCTCTTTCTTGAACTAGTTTCAGGgccttcttcctcttcagcCTTTTGCTCGGCCTCCAGTATGGCCAGCTGCAGGGTGAGAACCACCAGAAAATTGTAAGTCCTTGTGCAAGCTCAGGGAGGGAATGAACATATTGCCATCTAActaaagaatgtaaaagaattACTTCATCTAGAATCGGTTTAAGCTCCCTGTAACGAATGACAGCAAGATCGAATCCATCCTTTCTGAGCTCCTGCAATTCGGACAGGACAATAGTGTATTTGTTCTTATTAATTTGGAGAGACCAAGAGAGACTGCACAAATCAACACTTGCACCAACGAAACAAAAATTGACACACTGCAAGCACGAAGAGTTACAGTTCCTATGTCTGGAGATTGACCATAATTTGTCATCTTCTAAATTCACTTTCAATGCCTCAAGAGAAGCTGAcacatgtttaattttctgTCCAGACTAACAGAGATTCAGCACAAACAGTTCCATTCAACTTCTGTACACTAATTTAGTGCACAGTGGGTCGGAAGGGAGGGAGAATGGGGATGTTACTAGAAATGGTCGGTTCAGAAACTGAGTGGTCAGAATTTTGTTTTTCCGCTGAACCAGTTTGCCTGAAATGCTTTTAATGAGATAGACGACAATATTTGCTTCATCTGCCATGAAAAGACAAAGGAACAAACCTTTCCAGTATGTTGAGTATGCTCATAAGCTGCCATTTGCCAATACATATTTGTACGTTTATAGAAATCCTTCAGGGATTCTCCAGGCTTCACAATACAACATGAAAGCAATTAGGTACATAAGTTGGATAAACCAACATATtcataaaagaggaaaaacatgAAACGCAAGTCTAACACATCCAATCCATGTTTTTGAGATGTCAATTATACCCAGATATGAAGTGTTAAAGATAGGAACCTACCACAGGTGTTCTCTGGGAATCTGAGAGCCCAAGGTTGGCTCTGATCTGCTCTATCCTAAGTCGCTTTTCCTTCCTACGAAGATTTTTTCCTTCACCCTTTATTATTGTGACAGCATCTCCCACGTGAGACGAGGCAGAAGCATCTTTTCTAGCCTTGCCACAGGAACATAAGAAAAACATGCataagaacaaaaggaaatctGCCAAAATGCCTTTTCGGAAATAACTGAGACAAAACAAAAGGCAATACACACTTAGAACCCACCATTTCCCTGCATATTCTGGACATTCATTAATGATAATTAGCCACACAGATTATAGTATTTATGGTCATTAGCCACAAACACCACTCACCACCATGTATCTTTATCACCATTGCTTCACTGTGTTTAGACACTCCAAACAATTTGACCAAGCACAGATCTGATTAACAGATAGTATCAATTTGACCTTCACACTTGTTACAACAAAGAATGAAGCAACCTTGAGTCTCAAAAAGTAATGGacagtatttttttttacagAAAATTGGATAAATCTTCATTTTTACGTCAATTTGATGTAAATGGGAAATAAGCATATAAATTCCTAAAGAGGAAAAGTAAAGTCACCTCTGAAGTATCATCTGCATCGCTACCCTCATCCTCATTCTCACTGACATCATCGCTATCAGTTTCATCCTCACtgtcttctccatcttcatcttcatcctcatcctcattttcATCCTCTGAGGCTTCTATCCATTCTGATTCAGATGCCTAAAttggaaaagtgaaaataacaaTATAGAAAGCAGCATTAAAACACAACGTAATTTTCTAGGAATTTGCTGCTCCACTACTTTTCTGGAAAAGAATGTCGACATTAGCTAATAAGAAAGCTTAATGTTTGAAATACTTCATACACATTAGAATACTTATAAAAGATCAcataagaataataaaataaaaaattatgaaaatagaaCAAACCGGTATAATGCACTTCCATTCGTCAAGCTTGCTGAGATTGAGGCAGTACAAATCATCAAGAGTAATTTCTTGATCCTTGACTTCCATCATCCCTCCATAAACATATAGAGTATCTTTCCCAACCGCCATGCAAGAATTTATGCGTCCACAAGGCTTGACTATCTAAACAATTGCCAGAAGTCAACAACAATAATTGCAGCAGAAACTGTGAAAGTGGGACAACCCTGCAGTCAACAATTACAGACCTCTGGCAATGGAGAATGCTGAACACCATTAGCAGGGCATGCCTGCGGGTTTCTGGCGGAGCTTGCATTTATTCCATGATCACTGATAATCAATTCTGTATCTAGGCTACGTGCTACCTCATCCATGTAACTTTCCATATCACCTGCTTCATCTAAGTATTCC
The nucleotide sequence above comes from Eucalyptus grandis isolate ANBG69807.140 chromosome 2, ASM1654582v1, whole genome shotgun sequence. Encoded proteins:
- the LOC104417155 gene encoding elongator complex protein 3, coding for MAAAAVAVAETQRQPRPGGGGFQAHGLTEEEARVRAIGEIVSAMVDLSRKGETVDLNALKSAACRKYGLARAPKLVEMIAALPESDRDALLPKLKAKPVRTASGIAVVAVMSKPHRCPHIATTGNICVYCPGGPDSDFEYSTQSYTGYEPTSMRAIRARYNPYVQARGRIDQLKRLGHSVDKVEFILMGGTFMSLPADYRDYFTRNLHDALSGHTSANVEEAVSYSEHSAVKCIGMTIETRPDYCLGPHLRQMLSYGCTRLEIGVQSTYEDVARDTNRGHTVAAVADCFCLAKDAGFKVVAHMMPDLPNVGVERDLESFREFFESPLFRADGLKIYPTLVIRGTGLYELWKTGRYRNYPPEQLVDIVARILAMVPPWTRVYRVQRDIPMPLVTSGVEKGNLRELALARMDDLGLKCRDVRTREAGIQDIHHNIKPEEVELVRRDYSANEGWETFLSYEDTHQDILVGLLRLRKCGRNTTCPELIGKCSIVRELHVYGTAVPVHGRDAEKLQHQGYGTLLMEEAERIARREHRSTKIAVISGVGTRHYYRKLGYELEGPYMVKYLE